A part of bacterium genomic DNA contains:
- a CDS encoding alpha-ketoacid dehydrogenase subunit beta, protein MAVVNMIQALNDALRIEMNRDPRVILMGEDVGKLGGVFRVTLDLYKEFGPDRVIDTPLAEAGIIGTAIGMALYGLRPVPEIQFSDFIFPAYDQIINELAKYRYRSGGQYACPVTIRTPVGGGIRGGHYHSQSPEALFIHPSGMKVVIPSNPYDAKGMLLSAIRDEDPVLFMEPKRIYRAAKGEVPEGEYTVPLGKASLVREGEDVTLLAYGAMLHTASEAAELIEKEDGTRCEVIDLRSLLPLDAETILESVKKTGRAVVVHEAPRNCGFGAELVALITEKVFLHLQAPPLRVTGFDTPFPYTLENEYLPDAGRIREAVQTVMNY, encoded by the coding sequence ATGGCTGTCGTAAATATGATTCAAGCCCTGAATGATGCTCTTCGCATCGAAATGAACAGGGATCCCCGCGTCATCTTAATGGGTGAGGATGTCGGAAAGCTGGGAGGCGTCTTTCGCGTAACCCTGGATTTGTACAAGGAATTCGGTCCGGACAGAGTGATTGATACACCTTTAGCGGAAGCCGGCATCATTGGGACCGCTATAGGAATGGCCCTCTACGGTCTGCGTCCCGTACCGGAAATTCAGTTCAGTGATTTTATTTTCCCAGCTTATGACCAGATCATAAATGAGCTCGCGAAATACCGGTATCGTTCGGGCGGCCAGTATGCGTGTCCTGTCACGATTCGAACGCCCGTGGGTGGCGGTATCCGAGGTGGCCATTATCATAGTCAGAGTCCGGAAGCTCTATTCATTCACCCTTCCGGGATGAAAGTGGTGATTCCTTCCAACCCGTATGATGCCAAAGGGATGCTTTTGTCCGCGATTCGTGATGAGGATCCGGTTTTGTTTATGGAACCTAAGAGGATTTATCGCGCCGCAAAAGGGGAAGTTCCGGAAGGAGAATACACGGTGCCGCTGGGTAAAGCTTCCCTTGTCAGAGAAGGCGAGGATGTGACGCTTCTTGCCTACGGGGCGATGCTTCACACCGCCAGCGAGGCCGCGGAATTGATTGAAAAAGAAGATGGCACACGGTGCGAGGTTATCGATTTGCGTTCGCTCCTTCCGCTGGATGCAGAAACCATTCTGGAATCCGTTAAGAAGACGGGTCGCGCTGTGGTCGTGCATGAAGCGCCACGCAATTGCGGATTTGGAGCGGAGCTGGTCGCGTTAATTACGGAAAAGGTATTTCTTCATCTGCAAGCTCCTCCGCTTCGCGTCACAGGATTTGATACACCCTTTCCGTACACACTTGAAAATGAATATTTGCCTGATGCAGGGCGCATTCGTGAGGCCGTGCAGACGGTGATGAATTATTGA
- a CDS encoding 2-oxo acid dehydrogenase subunit E2, whose protein sequence is MPYEFRLPDIGEGVVEGEIVKWHVKPGQAVKEDDPMVEVMTDKATVMIPSPRKGTILETRGEEGGIVKVGAVLVTLDTGDGAAAPA, encoded by the coding sequence ATGCCATACGAATTTCGTCTACCTGATATCGGTGAAGGTGTTGTTGAAGGGGAAATCGTTAAGTGGCATGTGAAGCCGGGCCAGGCAGTGAAAGAAGATGATCCGATGGTGGAAGTAATGACTGATAAGGCCACTGTCATGATTCCATCGCCGCGAAAAGGAACGATTCTTGAAACGCGCGGTGAAGAAGGGGGAATTGTAAAAGTGGGCGCAGTGCTGGTTACGCTGGATACAGGTGATGGCGCTGCAGCTCCGGC
- a CDS encoding thiamine pyrophosphate-dependent dehydrogenase E1 component subunit alpha: MALELVQVITEQGSLNRKAEPAIPDQDLLVLYRTMVLTRQFDDRMMKLQRQGRIGFYLQSLGEEAAHIGAAYALGPKDWIYPSYREPGAAFYRGFPLTKYVSQLMGNANDPIKGRQMPVHFSYREGNFTSVSSPVGTQIPQATGTAWAAKLAKDPIVVLAFFGEGATSEGDFHVGLNFAGVFKTPSIFFCRNNGYAISVPLSRQTASESIAIKAKAYGIEGVRVDGNDILAVIKATREAADRGRRGDGATLIEAVTYRRGAHSSSDDPRMYRTDDEVERQTLLDPIFRFRKYLEEKKLWNDQKEDMLQEELKNEILSAVTESEKFGPPPVESLFEDVFAELTPELKEQQQYLMDHLKRHPRTPEVK; this comes from the coding sequence ATGGCTTTGGAATTGGTACAGGTCATTACGGAGCAGGGCTCCCTTAATCGGAAGGCAGAGCCTGCGATTCCGGATCAGGATTTGTTAGTGCTTTACCGGACGATGGTGCTCACGCGTCAATTTGATGACCGCATGATGAAGCTTCAGCGACAAGGCCGAATCGGTTTCTATCTTCAATCTTTAGGTGAAGAAGCGGCACATATTGGAGCGGCGTACGCATTGGGTCCGAAAGACTGGATTTATCCGTCGTATCGCGAGCCGGGCGCCGCCTTTTATCGTGGTTTTCCATTGACCAAGTATGTATCTCAATTGATGGGAAATGCGAACGATCCGATTAAAGGAAGACAGATGCCGGTCCATTTTTCTTATCGTGAAGGAAATTTCACGTCCGTTTCCAGTCCTGTTGGGACTCAAATTCCACAAGCTACGGGAACCGCCTGGGCTGCAAAATTAGCAAAGGATCCCATCGTGGTTCTTGCATTTTTTGGCGAAGGAGCTACTTCAGAAGGCGATTTTCATGTTGGACTGAACTTTGCGGGCGTATTCAAAACCCCCAGCATTTTCTTTTGCCGCAACAACGGGTATGCGATTTCGGTTCCGCTCTCACGGCAAACTGCTTCGGAAAGCATCGCAATCAAAGCAAAAGCATACGGAATCGAAGGAGTCCGTGTGGACGGCAACGACATTCTGGCCGTAATCAAGGCAACGCGGGAAGCAGCTGATCGTGGGCGCCGGGGTGATGGCGCAACTTTGATCGAAGCAGTGACTTACCGGCGGGGTGCGCATTCTTCAAGCGACGACCCTCGCATGTATCGTACGGATGATGAAGTGGAAAGACAAACTTTGCTGGATCCAATCTTCCGTTTTCGGAAATACCTGGAAGAGAAAAAATTATGGAACGATCAGAAGGAAGATATGCTGCAAGAAGAATTAAAAAATGAAATTCTTTCTGCAGTTACCGAATCCGAAAAATTCGGACCGCCTCCAGTGGAAAGCTTATTCGAAGATGTGTTTGCTGAATTAACACCCGAATTGAAAGAGCAACAACAATACCTGATGGATCATCTAAAGCGTCATCCGCGGACTCCGGAGGTGAAGTAA